A genomic segment from Gracilinanus agilis isolate LMUSP501 unplaced genomic scaffold, AgileGrace unplaced_scaffold23135, whole genome shotgun sequence encodes:
- the LOC123254482 gene encoding 2-aminomuconic semialdehyde dehydrogenase-like produces the protein SSHILISLASQGEICLCTSRIFVQRSIYEEFLARFVEAIKKWKVGPPSDATSSMGALISKTHLEKVRNYIKKAYVDGARILCGEGVDNLDLPPRNKGGYFMLPTVITDIKDESCCMKEEIFGPVACVVPFDTEEEVIERANNVKYGLAATVWSNNVGRVWRVSKRLQSGLVWSNCWLIRDLNLPFGGMKASGIGREGAKDSYDFFTEVKTITVKY, from the exons TCTTCTCATATTCTCATCTCACTTGCTTCTCAGGGTGAAATCTGCCTCTGTACCAGTAGAATCTTTGTCCAAAGGAGCATTTATGAGGAATTTTTAGCAAGATTTGTGGAAGCCATAAAAAAGTGGAAAGTTGGTCCTCCTTCTGATGCTACAAGCAGCATGGGAGCCCTGATTAGCAAGACCCATTTAGagaaa GTTAGAAATTACATAAAGAAGGCTTATGTTGATGGGGCAAGAATTCTGTGTGGAGAGGGTGTGGATAATTTGGATCTCCCACCCAGAAACAAAGGGGGCTATTTCATGCTTCCCACTGTGATCACTGACATTAAGGATGAATCTTGTTGCATGAAGGAAGAGATATTTGGCCCTGTTGCTTGTGTTGTTCCTTTTGATACCGAAGAGGAAGTGATTGAAAGAGCTAATAATGTGAAGTATGGCCTCGCAGCAACTGTGTGGTCTAACAATGTTGGAAGAGTCTGGCGAGTATCTAAGAGATTGCAGTCAGGATTGGTCTGGAGTAACTGCTGGCTCATcagggacctgaaccttcctttTGGTGGAATGAAAGCTTCAGGAATTGGTAGAGAGGGAGCAAAGGACTCATATGATTTCTTTACTGAAGTGAAAACAATTACTGTTAAATATTGA